From a single Nostoc sp. MS1 genomic region:
- a CDS encoding nucleoside 2-deoxyribosyltransferase — MNKVYISGALTDVKNLVQCKALYEEIGCLCQELGFQAYVPHKQTDPINNPDISPREVFEQDKHLVSTSDLVIAYLGSRSFGVGMELAYAETNKIPIILLYETGKRISRFPRGIPTVIAEIQFNEHEDALSQLKNVLLKWEQEKKKFSLPPEP, encoded by the coding sequence ATGAACAAAGTATATATTTCAGGGGCTTTGACGGATGTGAAAAATCTAGTACAATGCAAAGCACTTTATGAAGAAATTGGTTGTCTTTGCCAAGAACTGGGTTTTCAAGCTTATGTTCCACACAAACAAACTGATCCAATAAATAATCCTGACATTAGCCCTCGTGAAGTTTTTGAGCAAGATAAACATCTAGTTAGCACATCAGATTTAGTTATTGCTTACTTAGGCTCGCGCTCTTTTGGTGTTGGTATGGAGTTAGCTTATGCCGAGACAAACAAAATTCCTATAATTCTTTTATACGAAACTGGTAAGCGCATATCAAGATTTCCACGCGGCATCCCTACTGTAATTGCTGAGATTCAGTTTAATGAACATGAAGACGCTTTAAGCCAGCTTAAAAATGTTTTATTGAAATGGGAACAAGAGAAAAAAAAGTTTTCTTTGCCGCCAGAACCTTAA
- a CDS encoding dCTP deaminase domain-containing protein, with amino-acid sequence MSVLSDRDIIDELVRGNLLFYPFNKERLKGSVLGLTASKCAYSIKNKSLLKIETDVDSNRSYFEIDERDTVLIFTNECIALNDFYCGTIHSKVLIVSRGLSHIGTKVNPGWSGILSIPIHNLSTDKNKVYVNEVIAYLRFHKLSSRSLSIVAEHKSGRLNDFPDNVPQPLNEWIHDSKNTWRTGDTSILKKTLEESQEYQEVKRNRLQETTSYRMKTILNRWAAPIVVSLLMLFYFHRNNKVNNELIIAIIPVAYTAVSEFTRNSRNN; translated from the coding sequence ATGTCGGTCTTAAGTGATAGAGATATTATCGATGAGTTAGTACGTGGTAATCTACTGTTTTATCCATTTAATAAAGAGAGGTTGAAAGGTTCTGTTCTTGGTTTAACAGCAAGTAAGTGTGCTTACTCCATTAAAAATAAATCTCTTTTAAAAATTGAAACTGATGTAGATTCAAATAGGTCTTATTTTGAGATAGATGAACGAGATACAGTCTTAATATTTACAAACGAATGTATAGCATTGAATGATTTTTATTGTGGTACTATACATTCTAAAGTATTAATAGTGTCAAGAGGATTAAGCCACATAGGTACTAAAGTAAACCCAGGTTGGTCAGGTATATTGTCTATACCTATTCATAACCTATCAACTGATAAGAATAAGGTGTACGTTAATGAAGTAATTGCATACTTGAGATTTCATAAGTTGAGTTCGAGAAGTTTATCTATTGTTGCAGAACATAAATCAGGTAGACTCAACGATTTTCCTGATAATGTACCACAACCGCTAAATGAATGGATTCACGATAGTAAAAATACATGGAGAACTGGCGATACAAGCATATTGAAAAAAACATTAGAAGAATCTCAAGAATATCAAGAAGTAAAGAGAAATCGTTTACAGGAAACTACAAGCTACCGCATGAAGACTATTTTGAATAGATGGGCTGCTCCTATAGTAGTTTCTTTACTCATGTTATTTTATTTCCATCGTAATAATAAAGTTAACAATGAGTTAATTATTGCTATTATTCCTGTTGCTTATACAGCAGTATCAGAATTTACTCGAAATTCGAGAAATAATTAA
- a CDS encoding P-loop NTPase family protein produces MVAQLETPSANSSLSLPYPIEGLVQVFTSSHRNFFTSVMGQALRIAGQGTPVLIVQFLKGGINQGQDQPIQLGQNLDWLRCDLPRCIDTPHLDEAENQALQKLWLHTQKVVYENKYSLVLLDELSLAIHFGLISEGDVLAFLAKRPPHVDVIFTGTEMPQSILDVADQITEIRRSHRP; encoded by the coding sequence ATGGTTGCCCAGTTAGAAACACCCAGTGCCAATTCGTCCCTTAGCTTACCATACCCAATTGAAGGGCTAGTGCAAGTTTTCACTAGTTCACACCGTAACTTTTTTACCAGCGTCATGGGGCAAGCCCTGAGAATTGCTGGACAAGGTACACCAGTCTTAATTGTCCAGTTTCTCAAAGGTGGGATCAATCAAGGACAAGACCAACCAATTCAATTAGGTCAAAATTTAGATTGGCTACGCTGTGATTTGCCACGCTGTATCGATACGCCTCATTTAGATGAAGCAGAAAACCAAGCTTTACAAAAGTTATGGCTACATACACAAAAGGTAGTGTACGAAAACAAGTATTCTCTTGTGCTTCTAGATGAGTTAAGTTTAGCGATTCACTTTGGGCTGATAAGCGAAGGTGATGTTTTAGCCTTTTTAGCTAAACGTCCTCCCCATGTCGATGTTATTTTTACGGGTACAGAAATGCCGCAGTCTATTTTAGATGTGGCTGACCAAATTACCGAAATCAGACGTAGCCATCGCCCGTAA
- a CDS encoding restriction endonuclease subunit R, with product MTILNASNLSLEEVHRLFGFQKQFNNSFSNLLSLEPLTETEQQELQQIYEDFDRYLTTGKVSEGQVKFLVVAPLLRLAGFYHYPIEIRLEENIADIEVEDEDILIKGRFDILAINKAKYTKNSAYFWVLIIESKNSQVDISTGFPQLLTYAYKGIDNQKSVWGLTTNGRNYQFFYIEQGNPPIYHLLPSLNLMEPPRAIELLQVLKAICKL from the coding sequence ATGACCATTCTTAATGCTAGTAATTTATCTTTAGAAGAAGTTCATCGGCTGTTTGGCTTTCAAAAACAATTCAATAACTCATTTTCCAACTTATTATCTCTGGAACCACTTACTGAAACAGAACAGCAGGAATTACAACAAATTTACGAAGACTTTGATAGATATCTAACAACAGGTAAAGTATCAGAAGGTCAAGTAAAGTTTCTTGTAGTCGCGCCCTTGCTGAGATTAGCTGGTTTTTATCACTATCCGATTGAGATTCGTTTAGAAGAAAATATTGCCGATATAGAAGTTGAAGATGAAGATATTCTCATTAAAGGCAGATTTGATATTTTAGCTATTAATAAAGCTAAATATACAAAAAACTCAGCATACTTTTGGGTACTAATAATAGAATCTAAAAATAGCCAAGTTGATATATCAACGGGATTTCCTCAATTACTAACTTACGCTTATAAAGGCATAGATAATCAAAAATCAGTTTGGGGTTTGACAACCAATGGGAGAAATTACCAGTTCTTTTATATTGAACAGGGAAATCCCCCTATTTATCACCTTTTGCCATCCTTAAATTTGATGGAACCCCCGCGTGCAATTGAATTGCTACAAGTTTTAAAGGCAATTTGTAAATTGTAA
- a CDS encoding thymidylate synthase, translating to MTLAGKATQFEYKALYKPNQLIYGNGQVAVITGWTVKSAIAKHIEPQEYAVIGQLYSPTRGISLLIRNLLWNPHVRYLVVLNATKEDKNSGAGECLLEFFRHGFTEGVSDTGLSCWVIRSAIPGYIDIEVDADALEHLRQSIKYSEAKSISEAVSLIKSYAQEEAVTPWGTPLEFPMTTVEPTVLPGPRYGHRIEGKTIAETWVKIIHRIKTTGTIRPTGYDGQWQELIDLMAVITDEPADFYFPEPNYLPIDHNFLQEYISQILDDAPYREGLKYTYGQRLRSWFGRDQIEQVIHKLIGEIDAASAVMSLWDVKDHEKGGSPCLNHIWLRVVDNELSLTATLRSNDMFAAWPANAMGLRALQQHIRDKIAEISEYDLKMGPLITISQSAHIYDDTWENADRLITNQYASILKQRNYNDPSGNFLIEVDNLEIVVTQTTSGSGEVVKSYRGKNPLNLLREICAESPAIQPEHAGYLGLELQKASQSMKLGKPYIQDQ from the coding sequence ATGACACTAGCGGGTAAAGCCACCCAATTTGAGTACAAGGCACTGTACAAGCCAAATCAACTGATTTATGGCAATGGGCAAGTAGCAGTGATTACAGGATGGACTGTAAAAAGTGCGATCGCCAAACACATAGAACCGCAAGAATATGCTGTAATTGGGCAGTTGTACTCACCTACCAGAGGCATCAGTTTACTGATTCGTAATTTACTTTGGAATCCTCATGTGCGTTATTTAGTTGTGCTTAACGCCACTAAGGAAGATAAAAATTCCGGTGCAGGAGAGTGCTTACTAGAATTTTTCCGTCATGGTTTTACAGAGGGTGTATCTGATACTGGACTTAGTTGTTGGGTAATTCGCTCTGCTATTCCTGGTTATATAGATATAGAAGTAGATGCCGATGCGTTGGAACATCTGCGGCAGTCAATAAAGTATAGTGAAGCAAAATCTATAAGTGAAGCTGTTAGTTTAATTAAATCCTATGCACAAGAGGAAGCAGTTACTCCTTGGGGAACGCCATTAGAATTTCCCATGACTACTGTTGAACCGACTGTTCTACCAGGGCCAAGATACGGACACAGAATAGAAGGTAAAACTATAGCCGAAACATGGGTAAAAATTATTCATCGCATCAAAACAACCGGAACAATTCGCCCCACTGGTTATGATGGACAATGGCAAGAACTGATTGACTTAATGGCGGTAATTACTGATGAGCCTGCCGATTTTTATTTTCCTGAGCCTAATTATCTGCCAATTGACCACAATTTTTTACAAGAATATATCTCACAAATTCTAGATGATGCTCCATACCGTGAAGGTTTGAAATATACTTATGGTCAACGATTGCGTTCTTGGTTTGGTCGTGATCAAATTGAGCAAGTTATTCATAAATTAATCGGAGAAATTGACGCGGCTTCTGCTGTCATGAGCTTATGGGATGTGAAAGACCATGAAAAAGGCGGTAGTCCATGTCTGAATCATATTTGGTTGAGAGTTGTTGATAATGAGTTATCACTAACTGCTACATTAAGAAGTAATGATATGTTTGCTGCTTGGCCTGCAAATGCAATGGGACTCAGGGCTTTACAACAACATATTAGAGATAAAATTGCGGAAATTTCTGAATATGATTTAAAGATGGGGCCATTGATTACTATCAGTCAGTCGGCTCACATATATGATGATACTTGGGAAAATGCAGACAGACTAATTACCAATCAATATGCTTCAATTCTTAAGCAGCGTAATTATAATGACCCTTCAGGAAACTTTTTAATTGAAGTCGATAATCTGGAAATTGTCGTGACTCAAACCACATCAGGTAGTGGTGAAGTAGTCAAATCTTATCGAGGAAAAAATCCTCTTAATTTACTTAGAGAAATTTGTGCTGAGTCGCCAGCTATTCAGCCAGAACACGCAGGTTACTTAGGTCTGGAATTACAAAAGGCTAGTCAATCGATGAAACTTGGTAAGCCTTACATTCAGGATCAGTAA
- a CDS encoding deoxycytidylate deaminase: MPLNDEQHQRPTWDEYFLMLAKLAATRSTCLAFPVGAVIVKNKQVVATGYNGSPSGSAHCTTQGYCYPGLNSCDASKTLPSRAVHAEANAIAQAAKHGISTDGASIYVTLEPCLSCLKLIISAGIKEVFYETSFNSGEKALVRDSFVQEGLVTFKQIDLSELTVKKAALFLTNPTSVARAATEVSGF; the protein is encoded by the coding sequence ATGCCTTTAAATGATGAACAGCATCAAAGACCAACATGGGATGAATATTTTTTGATGTTGGCTAAACTTGCTGCTACTCGCTCAACTTGTTTAGCGTTTCCAGTAGGGGCTGTGATTGTGAAAAATAAACAAGTGGTGGCGACTGGTTATAATGGTTCACCATCAGGTTCGGCTCACTGTACTACTCAAGGTTATTGTTATCCTGGGTTGAATAGTTGTGATGCTAGTAAAACTTTACCATCTAGGGCTGTACACGCAGAAGCTAATGCGATCGCTCAAGCAGCAAAACATGGAATATCAACAGATGGTGCAAGTATTTATGTGACTCTAGAGCCTTGTTTATCTTGTTTAAAGTTAATTATTTCCGCAGGAATTAAGGAAGTATTTTACGAAACCTCTTTTAACAGTGGTGAGAAAGCGTTAGTTAGAGATTCTTTCGTTCAAGAAGGTTTAGTAACTTTCAAACAAATTGATTTATCTGAATTAACAGTGAAAAAAGCTGCTTTATTTTTAACAAATCCTACCTCTGTTGCTAGAGCAGCAACAGAAGTATCTGGATTTTAG
- a CDS encoding adenylate kinase family protein, with translation MRLVILGGSGSGKSTQAQRLCSHLEIPQISTGEILRDAISHVSELGRHAHPYVAKGELVPDEMIIELIRLRLKQDDVSEGWILEGYPRTAFQAEELDFLLEELGQKLDWAVYLQVPEAVMVNRSLGRSLPDDQPEIVQRRVEIFYDRTVPILEYYDRRRRLLTINGDQPPELVSQSVLNLLSVT, from the coding sequence GTGAGATTAGTGATTCTGGGAGGCTCAGGATCTGGGAAAAGTACTCAAGCCCAAAGGCTTTGCAGTCACTTAGAAATTCCTCAGATTTCTACGGGTGAAATTTTACGGGATGCTATTTCCCATGTTAGTGAATTGGGTCGCCATGCCCACCCATATGTAGCTAAAGGGGAGCTAGTTCCTGATGAAATGATTATTGAATTAATTCGATTGCGGCTGAAGCAGGATGATGTAAGTGAGGGTTGGATTTTAGAAGGTTATCCGCGTACTGCTTTCCAAGCTGAAGAGTTAGATTTTTTGCTGGAGGAGTTGGGACAGAAGTTAGATTGGGCAGTTTATTTACAAGTACCGGAAGCTGTTATGGTCAATCGTTCTTTGGGACGTTCTTTACCAGATGACCAACCAGAAATAGTGCAGCGTCGGGTAGAAATCTTTTACGATCGCACTGTTCCTATTTTAGAGTACTATGACCGTCGCCGTCGTTTGTTGACGATTAACGGTGATCAGCCACCAGAATTAGTCTCCCAAAGCGTTCTCAATCTACTTTCCGTTACCTAA
- the rph gene encoding ribonuclease PH has translation MVWQRPDGRKPYELRPVEFHTGFTRFAPGSVLTICGETKVLCTVSVAEGVPRFLVGSGKGWLTAEYRMLPSATQQRQERELLKLSGRTQEIQRLIGRSLRATIDFEALGERTLTVDADVLQADAGTRTAAITGGFVALAGAISQLLQRGVLERSPLCGQVAAVSVGLLEEEAYLDLNYIEDVAATVDFNVVMNQQLGIIEVQGTAEEGSFSRTQLNQLLDCAEKGIQQLLIAQQEAIPEWDRLFVGK, from the coding sequence ATGGTTTGGCAGCGTCCCGACGGTAGAAAACCCTATGAACTCCGTCCTGTTGAGTTTCACACGGGGTTTACCCGCTTTGCTCCTGGTTCAGTGCTGACAATATGTGGTGAGACTAAGGTACTGTGTACAGTTAGCGTGGCCGAAGGCGTACCCAGGTTTCTTGTAGGTAGTGGCAAAGGTTGGTTAACGGCTGAGTATCGAATGCTACCATCAGCTACACAGCAACGGCAAGAACGAGAATTATTAAAATTATCTGGACGGACGCAAGAAATACAGCGTTTGATTGGGCGTAGCTTACGCGCAACAATAGATTTTGAGGCGTTAGGAGAAAGAACTTTAACTGTAGATGCGGATGTGCTACAAGCCGACGCAGGTACGAGAACCGCAGCGATTACAGGCGGGTTTGTGGCTTTAGCTGGGGCTATTTCTCAATTATTGCAGCGCGGGGTATTAGAGCGATCGCCTTTATGCGGGCAAGTAGCAGCCGTCTCCGTGGGTTTATTAGAAGAAGAAGCATATTTAGATTTGAACTATATAGAAGATGTAGCTGCAACGGTAGATTTTAATGTAGTAATGAATCAACAATTGGGAATTATTGAAGTCCAAGGAACAGCAGAAGAAGGCAGTTTTAGCCGTACCCAATTAAATCAGTTATTAGATTGCGCTGAAAAAGGCATTCAGCAATTGTTAATCGCTCAACAGGAAGCAATTCCTGAGTGGGATCGGCTGTTTGTTGGAAAATAG